A window from Theobroma cacao cultivar B97-61/B2 chromosome 3, Criollo_cocoa_genome_V2, whole genome shotgun sequence encodes these proteins:
- the LOC18606048 gene encoding uncharacterized protein LOC18606048 isoform X1, whose amino-acid sequence MNSASLSSNCHVTSVLKEGFCSEGLAHETDCPAPLNMGSSNAEKGFSGGHSSSSKLGLKEESGTCNTCAPSCSPCLHSEQVTSMATKTNGFSGEACKKKDSNCCSFNDADLSSPRVNSACNDRHHTSSETSQPLSACLSRESFSENAESEETLRDCNTSEGIKMIRKPNLCQNSADNCGSLKSSIFHDKVVSNQLEKQKELECHGDNIAFICGSDYVKTRGGGHNSDADKKNLSYRSASVDSFSETEKAVNAQPASSCLVGSPCDEVDNNHPRRSNRSTNVSSQEILCCSNKSDLSEISSLRDSCAGASSAKGERSDCSEEQVQSSFVRADALRIGSQIGDEHNSAESIQPETGINGGEQTAEVKSTTVVKDVNMEESTIVSRPYACSDGSDSLELEVKVCDICGDIGREELLAICSKCNDGAEHIYCMRVKMDNVPKSDWMCEECMLGKETEKQKQDKIEEGVGIFKKSNTLEPETKVEESEAYKVSSSRLFSFKRPAGGLQVVRKRPFETVLKSPSTSSSSSKTSMHQSGGNSSSTTLKTVCIPTESSIKSPKLSSQSQVLRGSLLKSKSFSAMSSKEDVQLLKEGGSRMQGFAKDTAASDSKRGVLMMSKSMSLKNMRSYGVNNSNADSRLCPNFSHGEDLKRSRHAKGQHSTNTEKKLRLANSDSFLLVADKRIASPSNNSLRQSSSSSCHDLIAVKAHEISDNSLKISGHSAQGGSASEEKKRVVNVRRHAAYSVEVVPATCTNQSNANVLPDEQPCLRDLSMFASSLHMPSWISAVPQLDYIWQGKFEIQRSGGLPFTCDGIQAHLSTCGSHKVVEVVQKLPQKLLLEEVPRLSMWPTQFMKSHATEDNIALYFFAKDLNSYERSYENLLDRMIKNEVSLKGNFGGVDLLIFTSNLLPEKSRRWNNLLFLWGVFGGKGVHCLGKIPGMSASENLLPPGKSSESISASLVSYNTQQTLNSITLLDSQAVTSGRMVEVCETKASWEQKPPDLQTSCSQPMGRVDGEMENEQFSRADSSQCFLQRQERDSKRRPEIDLNNSLQESEEYAEDCTEADGRNDCKRLKSCFSGMDIGNNNIKDINERCSIAINGKVPSIPAEFKCDGAYDMLIFSPELDSLGDKNRWKSLQQQVVSNDSGNRLDSSVSSLELKLGVERSPSDQGIMPPFFMLMGSKGLHEGNSDRETSGDTNPSLALSLALPYPKKGGVLKLDSEMQVPKCPEVNTTLSLFGVSSDS is encoded by the exons ATGAATTCTGCTTCTTTGTCTTCCAATTGTCAT GTCACATCAGTGTTGAAAGAAGGTTTCTGTTCAGAAGGGCTTGCGCATGAAACTGACTGCCCAGCTCCATTGAATATG GGGTCATCTAATGCTGAAAAAGGATTTAGTGGTGGCCATTCCTCAAGCAGTAAATTAGGTTTAAAAGAAGAATCTGGGACATGCAACACGTGTGCTCCCTCATGCTCACCATGTCTGCATTCTGAACAAGTGACGTCAATGGCAACTAAGACCAATGGTTTTTCAGGTGAAGCCTGCAAAAAAAAGGATAGTAATTGTTGCTCTTTTAATGATGCTGATTTGTCATCTCCTCGGGTAAATAGTGCTTGCAATGATAGACATCATACAAGCAGTGAGACAAGCCAGCCTCTCAGTGCATGTTTGAGTCGCGAATCCTTCTCTGAAAATGCAGAGAGTGAAGAAACATTGAGGGATTGTAACACCTCCGAAGGCATTAAGATGATTAGAAAACCAAACTTGTGCCAAAATTCTGCTGATAATTGTGGTTCATTGAAATCATCAATCTTTCATGATAAGGTTGTCTCGAATCAGCTTGAGAAGCAGAAGGAATTGGAGTGTCATGGAGATAACATCGCTTTTATTTGTGGATCAGACTATGTGAAGACAAGGGGTGGTGGCCATAATAGTGATGCAGACAAGAAAAATTTGTCTTATAGATCAGCTTCAGTTGATAGTTTCTCTGAGACTGAAAAGGCAGTTAATGCTCAGCCTGCTTCTTCTTGTTTAGTTGGTAGTCCTTGTGACGAGGTAGACAATAATCATCCAAGGAGGTCAAATAGATCTACCAATGTGTCTTCTCAGGAGATTTTGTGTTGTTCAAACAAATCAGACTTATCAGAAATTTCATCCTTGCGAGATTCCTGTGCTGGAGCTAGCTCGGCAAAG GGAGAACGTTCTGACTGCTCAGAGGAACAAGTCCAATCATCTTTCGTGAGAGCAGATGCCCTACGGATTGGCAGTCAGATCGGTGATGAACATAACTCTGCTGAATCTATTCAACCTGAAACTGGAATAAATGGAGGAGAGCAAACAGCTGAAGTAAAGTCCACTACAGTGGTCAAGGACGTTAATATGGAGGAAAGTACTATTGTCTCAAGGCCTTATGCTTGTAGTGATGGATCTGACAGCTTGGAGTTGGAA GTAAAAGTTTGTGATATATGTGGTGACATAGGACGAGAGGAGTTGCTTGCTATTTGTAGCAAGTGCAATGATGGGGCAGAACACAT TTATTGCATGCGGGTAAAGATGGACAATGTCCCCAAAAGTGATTGGATGTGTGAGGAATGCATGCTCGGTAAAGAAACTGAGAAGCAAAAGCAAGACAAAATAGAGGAAGGAGTTGggatatttaaaaaatcaaatacttTGGAACCAGAAACCAAGGTTGAGGAAAGCGAAGCATATAAAGTTAGTTCAAGCCGTTTGTTCTCTTTTAAGAGACCTGCTGGCGGTTTACAAGTAGTGAGAAAGAGGCCTTTTGAAACAGTTTTGAAATCACCTAGCACTTCAAGTTCCAGCAGCAAAACTTCAATGCATCAATCTGGAGGCAACTCTTCTAGCACTACTCTGAAAACTGTGTGCATTCCTACTGAATCAAGTATTAAATCACCTAAATTGTCATCACAATCTCAGGTGTTGAGGG GATCTCTTTTGAagtcaaaatcattttctgCTATGAGCTCAAAAGAGGATGTCCAGCTGCTCAAGGAAGGTGGTAGCCGCATGCAAGGATTTGCTAAAGACACTGCTGCAAGTGACAGCAAACGGGGAGTTCTAATGATGTCTAAATCAATGTCATTGAAGAATATGAGGTCATATGGTGTGAATAATAGTAATGCTGATAGCAGATTATGTCCTAATTTTTCTCATGGTGAGGATTTGAAGAGATCAAGGCATGCAAAAGGACAGCATTCAACCAATACAGAAAAGAAATTGAGATTAGCCAACAGTGATTCGTTTTTATTAGTGGCTGATAAAAGAATTGCATCTCCTAGCAACAATAGTTTGCGACAGTCTTCCAGTTCCTCTTGTCATGATCTAATTGCTGTGAAGGCTCATGAAATATCGGATaattcattgaaaatttctGGTCACTCTGCACAAGGAGGTTCTGCaagtgaagagaaaaagagagttgTCAATGTGAGGCGGCATGCTGCGTACTCTGTAGAAGTAGTGCCTGCCACCTGTACAAATCAGTCAAATGCCAATGTCCTTCCTGATGAACAGCCTTGCCTCAGAGATTTGTCTATGTTTGCGTCTTCATTACATATGCCTTCTTGGATTTCTGCTGTTCCACAGCTAGATTATATATGGCA AGGCAAGTTTGAAATTCAAAGGAGTGGAGGACTTCCATTTACTTGTGATGGAATTCAAGCACACTTGTCAACGTGTGGCTCACATAAAGTAGTTGAAGTAGTGCAGAAACTGCCTCAAAAACTATTGTTGGAGGAAGTACCTCGATTGAGCATGTGGCCAACTCAATTCATGAAAAGTCATGCGACTGAAGATAATATTGCTCTCTACTTTTTTGCAAAAGACCTCAACAG TTATGAGAGAAGCTATGAGAACTTGTTGGATAGGATGATTAAGAATGAAGTCAGCCTCAAAGGGAACTTTGGCGGGGTTGATCTTTTAATATTCACTTCTAACCTACTTCCAGAAAAATCTCGGC GTTGGAATAACTTGCTGTTTTTATGGGGTGTATTTGGAGGAAAGGGGGTTCATTGCTTAGGAAAGATTCCAGGCATGTCTGCTTCTGAGAATTTGCTCCCTCCTGGAAAGTCAAGTGAAAGTATATCCGCATCCTTGGTATCTTATAATACTCAACAAACATTAAACTCCATCACTTTGCTCGACTCACAAGCAGTTACTTCTGGAAGAATGGTTGAAGTTTGTGAAACCAAAGCTTCTTGGGAACAGAAACCTCCAGATTTACAAACAAGTTGCAGTCAACCAATGGGCAGAGTTGATGGTGAAATGGAAAATGAGCAGTTTTCCAGAGCTGACTCATCTCAG TGTTTCCTGCAGAGGCAAGAAAGAGACTCGAAGAGAAGACCCGAAATTGATCTCAACAATTCTCTTCAAGAAAGCGAAGAATATGCTGAAGATTGTACAGAGGCTGATGGAAGAAATGACTGCAAGAGGTTGAAGAGTTGTTTTAGTGGAATGGACATaggtaataataatattaaagatATAAATGAGAGATGTTCCATTGCTATAAATGGAAAAGTTCCTAGCATTCCTGCTGAGTTTAAGTGCGATGGAGCTTATGATATGTTGATATTTTCTCCAGAATTAGATTCATTAGGTGATAAGAATCGGTGGAAGTCCTTGCAGCAGCAAGTTGTTTCAAATGACAGTGGGAATCGACTAGATTCCAGTGTTTCAAGTCTTGAGCTTAAGCTTGGGGTTGAAAGGAGTCCTTCAGATCAGGGAATTATGCCCCCGTTTTTCATGCTGATGGGCAGTAAAGGTTTACATGAAGGGAACTCTGATAGAGAAACAAGTGGTGATACTAATCCTTCACTTGCGCTTTCCCTTGCATTGCCTTATCCTAAGAAGGGCGGAGTATTGAAACTTGATTCAGAAATGCAGGTACCCAAGTGCCCGGAGGTGAACACTACCCTGTCTCTTTTTGGTGTATCTTCAGACTCTTAG
- the LOC18606048 gene encoding uncharacterized protein LOC18606048 isoform X2, which translates to MNSASLSSNCHVTSVLKEGFCSEGLAHETDCPAPLNMGSSNAEKGFSGGHSSSSKLGLKEESGTCNTCAPSCSPCLHSEQVTSMATKTNGFSGEACKKKDSNCCSFNDADLSSPRVNSACNDRHHTSSETSQPLSACLSRESFSENAESEETLRDCNTSEGIKMIRKPNLCQNSADNCGSLKSSIFHDKVVSNQLEKQKELECHGDNIAFICGSDYVKTRGGGHNSDADKKNLSYRSASVDSFSETEKAVNAQPASSCLVGSPCDEVDNNHPRRSNRSTNVSSQEILCCSNKSDLSEISSLRDSCAGASSAKGERSDCSEEQVQSSFVRADALRIGSQIGDEHNSAESIQPETGINGGEQTAEVKSTTVVKDVNMEESTIVSRPYACSDGSDSLELEVKVCDICGDIGREELLAICSKCNDGAEHIYCMRVKMDNVPKSDWMCEECMLGKETEKQKQDKIEEGVGIFKKSNTLEPETKVEESEAYKVSSSRLFSFKRPAGGLQVVRKRPFETVLKSPSTSSSSSKTSMHQSGGNSSSTTLKTVCIPTESSIKSPKLSSQSQVLRGSLLKSKSFSAMSSKEDVQLLKEGGSRMQGFAKDTAASDSKRGVLMMSKSMSLKNMRSYGVNNSNADSRLCPNFSHGEDLKRSRHAKGQHSTNTEKKLRLANSDSFLLVADKRIASPSNNSLRQSSSSSCHDLIAVKAHEISDNSLKISGHSAQGGSASEEKKRVVNVRRHAAYSVEVVPATCTNQSNANVLPDEQPCLRDLSMFASSLHMPSWISAVPQLDYIWQGKFEIQRSGGLPFTCDGIQAHLSTCGSHKVVEVVQKLPQKLLLEEVPRLSMWPTQFMKSHATEDNIALYFFAKDLNSYERSYENLLDRMIKNEVSLKGNFGGVDLLIFTSNLLPEKSRRWNNLLFLWGVFGGKGVHCLGKIPGMSASENLLPPGKSSESISASLVSYNTQQTLNSITLLDSQAVTSGRMVEVCETKASWEQKPPDLQTSCSQPMGRVDGEMENEQFSRADSSQRQERDSKRRPEIDLNNSLQESEEYAEDCTEADGRNDCKRLKSCFSGMDIGNNNIKDINERCSIAINGKVPSIPAEFKCDGAYDMLIFSPELDSLGDKNRWKSLQQQVVSNDSGNRLDSSVSSLELKLGVERSPSDQGIMPPFFMLMGSKGLHEGNSDRETSGDTNPSLALSLALPYPKKGGVLKLDSEMQVPKCPEVNTTLSLFGVSSDS; encoded by the exons ATGAATTCTGCTTCTTTGTCTTCCAATTGTCAT GTCACATCAGTGTTGAAAGAAGGTTTCTGTTCAGAAGGGCTTGCGCATGAAACTGACTGCCCAGCTCCATTGAATATG GGGTCATCTAATGCTGAAAAAGGATTTAGTGGTGGCCATTCCTCAAGCAGTAAATTAGGTTTAAAAGAAGAATCTGGGACATGCAACACGTGTGCTCCCTCATGCTCACCATGTCTGCATTCTGAACAAGTGACGTCAATGGCAACTAAGACCAATGGTTTTTCAGGTGAAGCCTGCAAAAAAAAGGATAGTAATTGTTGCTCTTTTAATGATGCTGATTTGTCATCTCCTCGGGTAAATAGTGCTTGCAATGATAGACATCATACAAGCAGTGAGACAAGCCAGCCTCTCAGTGCATGTTTGAGTCGCGAATCCTTCTCTGAAAATGCAGAGAGTGAAGAAACATTGAGGGATTGTAACACCTCCGAAGGCATTAAGATGATTAGAAAACCAAACTTGTGCCAAAATTCTGCTGATAATTGTGGTTCATTGAAATCATCAATCTTTCATGATAAGGTTGTCTCGAATCAGCTTGAGAAGCAGAAGGAATTGGAGTGTCATGGAGATAACATCGCTTTTATTTGTGGATCAGACTATGTGAAGACAAGGGGTGGTGGCCATAATAGTGATGCAGACAAGAAAAATTTGTCTTATAGATCAGCTTCAGTTGATAGTTTCTCTGAGACTGAAAAGGCAGTTAATGCTCAGCCTGCTTCTTCTTGTTTAGTTGGTAGTCCTTGTGACGAGGTAGACAATAATCATCCAAGGAGGTCAAATAGATCTACCAATGTGTCTTCTCAGGAGATTTTGTGTTGTTCAAACAAATCAGACTTATCAGAAATTTCATCCTTGCGAGATTCCTGTGCTGGAGCTAGCTCGGCAAAG GGAGAACGTTCTGACTGCTCAGAGGAACAAGTCCAATCATCTTTCGTGAGAGCAGATGCCCTACGGATTGGCAGTCAGATCGGTGATGAACATAACTCTGCTGAATCTATTCAACCTGAAACTGGAATAAATGGAGGAGAGCAAACAGCTGAAGTAAAGTCCACTACAGTGGTCAAGGACGTTAATATGGAGGAAAGTACTATTGTCTCAAGGCCTTATGCTTGTAGTGATGGATCTGACAGCTTGGAGTTGGAA GTAAAAGTTTGTGATATATGTGGTGACATAGGACGAGAGGAGTTGCTTGCTATTTGTAGCAAGTGCAATGATGGGGCAGAACACAT TTATTGCATGCGGGTAAAGATGGACAATGTCCCCAAAAGTGATTGGATGTGTGAGGAATGCATGCTCGGTAAAGAAACTGAGAAGCAAAAGCAAGACAAAATAGAGGAAGGAGTTGggatatttaaaaaatcaaatacttTGGAACCAGAAACCAAGGTTGAGGAAAGCGAAGCATATAAAGTTAGTTCAAGCCGTTTGTTCTCTTTTAAGAGACCTGCTGGCGGTTTACAAGTAGTGAGAAAGAGGCCTTTTGAAACAGTTTTGAAATCACCTAGCACTTCAAGTTCCAGCAGCAAAACTTCAATGCATCAATCTGGAGGCAACTCTTCTAGCACTACTCTGAAAACTGTGTGCATTCCTACTGAATCAAGTATTAAATCACCTAAATTGTCATCACAATCTCAGGTGTTGAGGG GATCTCTTTTGAagtcaaaatcattttctgCTATGAGCTCAAAAGAGGATGTCCAGCTGCTCAAGGAAGGTGGTAGCCGCATGCAAGGATTTGCTAAAGACACTGCTGCAAGTGACAGCAAACGGGGAGTTCTAATGATGTCTAAATCAATGTCATTGAAGAATATGAGGTCATATGGTGTGAATAATAGTAATGCTGATAGCAGATTATGTCCTAATTTTTCTCATGGTGAGGATTTGAAGAGATCAAGGCATGCAAAAGGACAGCATTCAACCAATACAGAAAAGAAATTGAGATTAGCCAACAGTGATTCGTTTTTATTAGTGGCTGATAAAAGAATTGCATCTCCTAGCAACAATAGTTTGCGACAGTCTTCCAGTTCCTCTTGTCATGATCTAATTGCTGTGAAGGCTCATGAAATATCGGATaattcattgaaaatttctGGTCACTCTGCACAAGGAGGTTCTGCaagtgaagagaaaaagagagttgTCAATGTGAGGCGGCATGCTGCGTACTCTGTAGAAGTAGTGCCTGCCACCTGTACAAATCAGTCAAATGCCAATGTCCTTCCTGATGAACAGCCTTGCCTCAGAGATTTGTCTATGTTTGCGTCTTCATTACATATGCCTTCTTGGATTTCTGCTGTTCCACAGCTAGATTATATATGGCA AGGCAAGTTTGAAATTCAAAGGAGTGGAGGACTTCCATTTACTTGTGATGGAATTCAAGCACACTTGTCAACGTGTGGCTCACATAAAGTAGTTGAAGTAGTGCAGAAACTGCCTCAAAAACTATTGTTGGAGGAAGTACCTCGATTGAGCATGTGGCCAACTCAATTCATGAAAAGTCATGCGACTGAAGATAATATTGCTCTCTACTTTTTTGCAAAAGACCTCAACAG TTATGAGAGAAGCTATGAGAACTTGTTGGATAGGATGATTAAGAATGAAGTCAGCCTCAAAGGGAACTTTGGCGGGGTTGATCTTTTAATATTCACTTCTAACCTACTTCCAGAAAAATCTCGGC GTTGGAATAACTTGCTGTTTTTATGGGGTGTATTTGGAGGAAAGGGGGTTCATTGCTTAGGAAAGATTCCAGGCATGTCTGCTTCTGAGAATTTGCTCCCTCCTGGAAAGTCAAGTGAAAGTATATCCGCATCCTTGGTATCTTATAATACTCAACAAACATTAAACTCCATCACTTTGCTCGACTCACAAGCAGTTACTTCTGGAAGAATGGTTGAAGTTTGTGAAACCAAAGCTTCTTGGGAACAGAAACCTCCAGATTTACAAACAAGTTGCAGTCAACCAATGGGCAGAGTTGATGGTGAAATGGAAAATGAGCAGTTTTCCAGAGCTGACTCATCTCAG AGGCAAGAAAGAGACTCGAAGAGAAGACCCGAAATTGATCTCAACAATTCTCTTCAAGAAAGCGAAGAATATGCTGAAGATTGTACAGAGGCTGATGGAAGAAATGACTGCAAGAGGTTGAAGAGTTGTTTTAGTGGAATGGACATaggtaataataatattaaagatATAAATGAGAGATGTTCCATTGCTATAAATGGAAAAGTTCCTAGCATTCCTGCTGAGTTTAAGTGCGATGGAGCTTATGATATGTTGATATTTTCTCCAGAATTAGATTCATTAGGTGATAAGAATCGGTGGAAGTCCTTGCAGCAGCAAGTTGTTTCAAATGACAGTGGGAATCGACTAGATTCCAGTGTTTCAAGTCTTGAGCTTAAGCTTGGGGTTGAAAGGAGTCCTTCAGATCAGGGAATTATGCCCCCGTTTTTCATGCTGATGGGCAGTAAAGGTTTACATGAAGGGAACTCTGATAGAGAAACAAGTGGTGATACTAATCCTTCACTTGCGCTTTCCCTTGCATTGCCTTATCCTAAGAAGGGCGGAGTATTGAAACTTGATTCAGAAATGCAGGTACCCAAGTGCCCGGAGGTGAACACTACCCTGTCTCTTTTTGGTGTATCTTCAGACTCTTAG
- the LOC18606048 gene encoding uncharacterized protein LOC18606048 isoform X3, whose amino-acid sequence MGSSNAEKGFSGGHSSSSKLGLKEESGTCNTCAPSCSPCLHSEQVTSMATKTNGFSGEACKKKDSNCCSFNDADLSSPRVNSACNDRHHTSSETSQPLSACLSRESFSENAESEETLRDCNTSEGIKMIRKPNLCQNSADNCGSLKSSIFHDKVVSNQLEKQKELECHGDNIAFICGSDYVKTRGGGHNSDADKKNLSYRSASVDSFSETEKAVNAQPASSCLVGSPCDEVDNNHPRRSNRSTNVSSQEILCCSNKSDLSEISSLRDSCAGASSAKGERSDCSEEQVQSSFVRADALRIGSQIGDEHNSAESIQPETGINGGEQTAEVKSTTVVKDVNMEESTIVSRPYACSDGSDSLELEVKVCDICGDIGREELLAICSKCNDGAEHIYCMRVKMDNVPKSDWMCEECMLGKETEKQKQDKIEEGVGIFKKSNTLEPETKVEESEAYKVSSSRLFSFKRPAGGLQVVRKRPFETVLKSPSTSSSSSKTSMHQSGGNSSSTTLKTVCIPTESSIKSPKLSSQSQVLRGSLLKSKSFSAMSSKEDVQLLKEGGSRMQGFAKDTAASDSKRGVLMMSKSMSLKNMRSYGVNNSNADSRLCPNFSHGEDLKRSRHAKGQHSTNTEKKLRLANSDSFLLVADKRIASPSNNSLRQSSSSSCHDLIAVKAHEISDNSLKISGHSAQGGSASEEKKRVVNVRRHAAYSVEVVPATCTNQSNANVLPDEQPCLRDLSMFASSLHMPSWISAVPQLDYIWQGKFEIQRSGGLPFTCDGIQAHLSTCGSHKVVEVVQKLPQKLLLEEVPRLSMWPTQFMKSHATEDNIALYFFAKDLNSYERSYENLLDRMIKNEVSLKGNFGGVDLLIFTSNLLPEKSRRWNNLLFLWGVFGGKGVHCLGKIPGMSASENLLPPGKSSESISASLVSYNTQQTLNSITLLDSQAVTSGRMVEVCETKASWEQKPPDLQTSCSQPMGRVDGEMENEQFSRADSSQCFLQRQERDSKRRPEIDLNNSLQESEEYAEDCTEADGRNDCKRLKSCFSGMDIGNNNIKDINERCSIAINGKVPSIPAEFKCDGAYDMLIFSPELDSLGDKNRWKSLQQQVVSNDSGNRLDSSVSSLELKLGVERSPSDQGIMPPFFMLMGSKGLHEGNSDRETSGDTNPSLALSLALPYPKKGGVLKLDSEMQVPKCPEVNTTLSLFGVSSDS is encoded by the exons ATG GGGTCATCTAATGCTGAAAAAGGATTTAGTGGTGGCCATTCCTCAAGCAGTAAATTAGGTTTAAAAGAAGAATCTGGGACATGCAACACGTGTGCTCCCTCATGCTCACCATGTCTGCATTCTGAACAAGTGACGTCAATGGCAACTAAGACCAATGGTTTTTCAGGTGAAGCCTGCAAAAAAAAGGATAGTAATTGTTGCTCTTTTAATGATGCTGATTTGTCATCTCCTCGGGTAAATAGTGCTTGCAATGATAGACATCATACAAGCAGTGAGACAAGCCAGCCTCTCAGTGCATGTTTGAGTCGCGAATCCTTCTCTGAAAATGCAGAGAGTGAAGAAACATTGAGGGATTGTAACACCTCCGAAGGCATTAAGATGATTAGAAAACCAAACTTGTGCCAAAATTCTGCTGATAATTGTGGTTCATTGAAATCATCAATCTTTCATGATAAGGTTGTCTCGAATCAGCTTGAGAAGCAGAAGGAATTGGAGTGTCATGGAGATAACATCGCTTTTATTTGTGGATCAGACTATGTGAAGACAAGGGGTGGTGGCCATAATAGTGATGCAGACAAGAAAAATTTGTCTTATAGATCAGCTTCAGTTGATAGTTTCTCTGAGACTGAAAAGGCAGTTAATGCTCAGCCTGCTTCTTCTTGTTTAGTTGGTAGTCCTTGTGACGAGGTAGACAATAATCATCCAAGGAGGTCAAATAGATCTACCAATGTGTCTTCTCAGGAGATTTTGTGTTGTTCAAACAAATCAGACTTATCAGAAATTTCATCCTTGCGAGATTCCTGTGCTGGAGCTAGCTCGGCAAAG GGAGAACGTTCTGACTGCTCAGAGGAACAAGTCCAATCATCTTTCGTGAGAGCAGATGCCCTACGGATTGGCAGTCAGATCGGTGATGAACATAACTCTGCTGAATCTATTCAACCTGAAACTGGAATAAATGGAGGAGAGCAAACAGCTGAAGTAAAGTCCACTACAGTGGTCAAGGACGTTAATATGGAGGAAAGTACTATTGTCTCAAGGCCTTATGCTTGTAGTGATGGATCTGACAGCTTGGAGTTGGAA GTAAAAGTTTGTGATATATGTGGTGACATAGGACGAGAGGAGTTGCTTGCTATTTGTAGCAAGTGCAATGATGGGGCAGAACACAT TTATTGCATGCGGGTAAAGATGGACAATGTCCCCAAAAGTGATTGGATGTGTGAGGAATGCATGCTCGGTAAAGAAACTGAGAAGCAAAAGCAAGACAAAATAGAGGAAGGAGTTGggatatttaaaaaatcaaatacttTGGAACCAGAAACCAAGGTTGAGGAAAGCGAAGCATATAAAGTTAGTTCAAGCCGTTTGTTCTCTTTTAAGAGACCTGCTGGCGGTTTACAAGTAGTGAGAAAGAGGCCTTTTGAAACAGTTTTGAAATCACCTAGCACTTCAAGTTCCAGCAGCAAAACTTCAATGCATCAATCTGGAGGCAACTCTTCTAGCACTACTCTGAAAACTGTGTGCATTCCTACTGAATCAAGTATTAAATCACCTAAATTGTCATCACAATCTCAGGTGTTGAGGG GATCTCTTTTGAagtcaaaatcattttctgCTATGAGCTCAAAAGAGGATGTCCAGCTGCTCAAGGAAGGTGGTAGCCGCATGCAAGGATTTGCTAAAGACACTGCTGCAAGTGACAGCAAACGGGGAGTTCTAATGATGTCTAAATCAATGTCATTGAAGAATATGAGGTCATATGGTGTGAATAATAGTAATGCTGATAGCAGATTATGTCCTAATTTTTCTCATGGTGAGGATTTGAAGAGATCAAGGCATGCAAAAGGACAGCATTCAACCAATACAGAAAAGAAATTGAGATTAGCCAACAGTGATTCGTTTTTATTAGTGGCTGATAAAAGAATTGCATCTCCTAGCAACAATAGTTTGCGACAGTCTTCCAGTTCCTCTTGTCATGATCTAATTGCTGTGAAGGCTCATGAAATATCGGATaattcattgaaaatttctGGTCACTCTGCACAAGGAGGTTCTGCaagtgaagagaaaaagagagttgTCAATGTGAGGCGGCATGCTGCGTACTCTGTAGAAGTAGTGCCTGCCACCTGTACAAATCAGTCAAATGCCAATGTCCTTCCTGATGAACAGCCTTGCCTCAGAGATTTGTCTATGTTTGCGTCTTCATTACATATGCCTTCTTGGATTTCTGCTGTTCCACAGCTAGATTATATATGGCA AGGCAAGTTTGAAATTCAAAGGAGTGGAGGACTTCCATTTACTTGTGATGGAATTCAAGCACACTTGTCAACGTGTGGCTCACATAAAGTAGTTGAAGTAGTGCAGAAACTGCCTCAAAAACTATTGTTGGAGGAAGTACCTCGATTGAGCATGTGGCCAACTCAATTCATGAAAAGTCATGCGACTGAAGATAATATTGCTCTCTACTTTTTTGCAAAAGACCTCAACAG TTATGAGAGAAGCTATGAGAACTTGTTGGATAGGATGATTAAGAATGAAGTCAGCCTCAAAGGGAACTTTGGCGGGGTTGATCTTTTAATATTCACTTCTAACCTACTTCCAGAAAAATCTCGGC GTTGGAATAACTTGCTGTTTTTATGGGGTGTATTTGGAGGAAAGGGGGTTCATTGCTTAGGAAAGATTCCAGGCATGTCTGCTTCTGAGAATTTGCTCCCTCCTGGAAAGTCAAGTGAAAGTATATCCGCATCCTTGGTATCTTATAATACTCAACAAACATTAAACTCCATCACTTTGCTCGACTCACAAGCAGTTACTTCTGGAAGAATGGTTGAAGTTTGTGAAACCAAAGCTTCTTGGGAACAGAAACCTCCAGATTTACAAACAAGTTGCAGTCAACCAATGGGCAGAGTTGATGGTGAAATGGAAAATGAGCAGTTTTCCAGAGCTGACTCATCTCAG TGTTTCCTGCAGAGGCAAGAAAGAGACTCGAAGAGAAGACCCGAAATTGATCTCAACAATTCTCTTCAAGAAAGCGAAGAATATGCTGAAGATTGTACAGAGGCTGATGGAAGAAATGACTGCAAGAGGTTGAAGAGTTGTTTTAGTGGAATGGACATaggtaataataatattaaagatATAAATGAGAGATGTTCCATTGCTATAAATGGAAAAGTTCCTAGCATTCCTGCTGAGTTTAAGTGCGATGGAGCTTATGATATGTTGATATTTTCTCCAGAATTAGATTCATTAGGTGATAAGAATCGGTGGAAGTCCTTGCAGCAGCAAGTTGTTTCAAATGACAGTGGGAATCGACTAGATTCCAGTGTTTCAAGTCTTGAGCTTAAGCTTGGGGTTGAAAGGAGTCCTTCAGATCAGGGAATTATGCCCCCGTTTTTCATGCTGATGGGCAGTAAAGGTTTACATGAAGGGAACTCTGATAGAGAAACAAGTGGTGATACTAATCCTTCACTTGCGCTTTCCCTTGCATTGCCTTATCCTAAGAAGGGCGGAGTATTGAAACTTGATTCAGAAATGCAGGTACCCAAGTGCCCGGAGGTGAACACTACCCTGTCTCTTTTTGGTGTATCTTCAGACTCTTAG